One Thermus islandicus DSM 21543 genomic window carries:
- the queA gene encoding tRNA preQ1(34) S-adenosylmethionine ribosyltransferase-isomerase QueA, whose translation MEGLEAYDYFLPPEQIAQEGAEPRDAARMLVVYREGPFRVEHQRVRDLPEFLRPGDVLVFNESKVIPARLLARKPTGGRVEILLVRERAPGLWEALLGPARKAPPGTRLLLLSPEDLSPVAGLEAEVVGVERDGVRLLRFQGDLLAHLEAVGEVPLPPYIRARVPLERYQTVYARRPGSVAAPTAGLHFTPELLERLRGMGVELRFLTLHVGPGTFRPVKEDPERHEMHPEPYEIPEETAEAIRRAKAEGRRVLAVGTTVVRALESAYREGEGIVAGEGETRLFIRPPYAFKVIDGLFTNFHLPRSTLLMLVAAFLGRERTLKAYRIAVAEGYRFYSLGDAMLIL comes from the coding sequence ATGGAGGGCCTCGAGGCCTACGACTACTTCCTCCCTCCCGAGCAGATCGCCCAGGAGGGCGCCGAGCCTAGGGATGCGGCCCGGATGCTGGTGGTCTATAGGGAGGGCCCCTTCCGGGTGGAGCACCAAAGGGTGCGGGACCTGCCCGAGTTTTTGCGCCCCGGGGACGTCCTGGTGTTCAACGAGAGCAAGGTGATCCCGGCGAGGCTCCTGGCGAGGAAGCCCACGGGGGGCCGGGTGGAGATCCTCCTGGTGCGGGAGCGTGCCCCCGGGCTATGGGAGGCCCTTTTGGGCCCTGCCCGGAAGGCCCCGCCCGGCACGAGGCTGCTTCTCCTCTCCCCTGAGGACCTAAGCCCGGTGGCGGGTTTGGAGGCGGAGGTGGTGGGGGTGGAAAGGGACGGGGTGCGGCTCCTCCGCTTCCAGGGGGACCTCCTGGCCCACCTCGAGGCGGTGGGGGAGGTGCCCCTTCCCCCCTACATCCGGGCCAGGGTCCCTCTGGAGCGCTACCAGACGGTTTACGCCCGGCGCCCGGGCTCCGTGGCCGCCCCCACCGCCGGGCTCCACTTCACCCCGGAGCTTTTGGAGAGGCTCCGGGGGATGGGGGTGGAGCTCCGCTTCCTCACCCTCCACGTGGGCCCGGGCACCTTCCGCCCGGTGAAGGAAGACCCCGAGCGGCACGAGATGCACCCCGAGCCCTACGAGATTCCCGAGGAGACCGCCGAGGCCATCCGCCGGGCCAAGGCCGAGGGGAGGCGGGTCCTGGCCGTGGGGACCACAGTGGTCCGGGCCCTGGAGAGCGCCTACCGGGAGGGGGAAGGGATAGTGGCGGGGGAAGGGGAGACCCGGCTCTTCATCCGTCCCCCCTACGCCTTCAAGGTTATAGACGGCCTCTTCACCAACTTCCACCTGCCCCGCTCCACCCTCCTCATGCTGGTGGCGGCCTTCCTGGGGCGCGAACGTACCCTAAAGGCCTACCGCATCGCCGTGGCCGAGGGCTACCGCTTTTATTCCCTGGGGGACGCCATGCTGATCCTGTAG
- a CDS encoding LabA-like NYN domain-containing protein codes for MEPLGHHQDQRVGVFVDTQNLYHSARDYYERNVNFESLLRYAVGGRRLVRATAYVVEKEGDTSAWPFIYKLSTIGYRVRRMYLTLKEVGEGGRPIYEGNWDMGIAADMVRLMPYLDVVVLGSGDGDFVEILEVLMERGIRVEVIAFRETTAQKLIDAVDRFTHLPDIPNPFMEPKAAER; via the coding sequence ATGGAACCCCTTGGCCACCACCAGGACCAGCGGGTTGGGGTCTTCGTGGACACCCAGAACCTCTACCACTCCGCCCGGGACTACTACGAGCGGAACGTGAACTTTGAAAGCCTCCTGCGCTACGCCGTGGGGGGGCGGCGCCTGGTTCGGGCCACCGCCTACGTGGTGGAGAAGGAGGGGGACACCTCCGCCTGGCCCTTCATCTACAAGCTCTCCACCATCGGCTACCGGGTGCGGCGCATGTACCTTACCCTGAAGGAGGTGGGCGAGGGGGGCAGGCCCATCTACGAGGGCAACTGGGACATGGGCATCGCCGCCGACATGGTCCGCCTCATGCCCTACCTGGACGTGGTGGTCCTGGGCAGCGGGGACGGGGACTTCGTGGAGATCCTCGAGGTCCTGATGGAGCGGGGCATAAGGGTGGAGGTCATCGCCTTCCGCGAGACCACCGCCCAGAAGCTTATTGACGCCGTGGACCGCTTCACCCACCTGCCCGACATCCCAAACCCCTTTATGGAGCCTAAGGCGGCCGAGCGCTAG
- a CDS encoding phosphoenolpyruvate carboxylase → MREAQADSFDLLRAEVDLLGRLLGAAIRTVSGERFYGLVEEVRALSKARRQGDEGAGEALWKRVGTLSTEEAEALVRAFTHYFHLVNLAEERHRVRVNRLRAQAETLENPRPEGFLALAQALKARGLSLEEAAAHLNRLELLLTFTAHPTETRRRTLRYHLERLQAELEAGERARVAARVALLYATEEVRKARPSVEDEIKGGLYYLPTTLWEAVPRVVEGLEAALERVYGKRPHLRSPVRFRSWIGGDRDGNPFVTPEVTAFAARYAREVARERVGEALEALVRDLSLSEAKVPVPREVREGGEGVERFPGEPYRRFFARLYRRLSQGEVSTEELLNALRVAEGGLRAVGLLGVVEGFLRPLEARLTAFGLELAPLDLREESGRLLEAAAELLRVGGVHPDFLALSKEEKEALLTEELRTARPLLPVGEAPQGEALKVALGALRAWGDKGGHVVSMTHHPADLLSVFLLAREVGLYRPGRPLPFDVVPLFETLEDLQRAPEVLSRLLHNPVFLAHARGRGGVEVMIGYSDSNKDAGFLMANLALYEAQEALSRVGEEKGLPVTFFHGRGTSTARGGGPAGRAIASLPPRTVGRRLRLTEQGEALADRYSHPDLAVRHLEQLLFHFAQAALGDGVEPKPHWREALSRAGEESMARYRALLAAEGFFPFFEALTPIREIAELPIASRPVYRRGRVRDIRDLRAIPWVMAWTQVRLLLPGWYGLSALEAIPLSLLREMYREWPFFATTLESAAMALAKADLGVARLYLRLVPEPLHPLFHRIAEEYLRTRELLEAVFQAPLLHNQKTLDRQIALRNPYVDPINIVQVELLRRYRAPGGREDEGLKRALLLSLLGVAAGLRNAG, encoded by the coding sequence GTGAGGGAAGCCCAAGCCGACTCCTTTGACCTCCTGAGGGCCGAGGTGGACCTCCTGGGCCGCCTTCTGGGGGCGGCCATCCGGACGGTCTCTGGGGAGCGCTTTTATGGCCTTGTGGAGGAGGTGCGCGCCCTCTCCAAGGCCCGCCGCCAGGGGGACGAGGGGGCGGGGGAGGCCCTTTGGAAGCGGGTGGGGACCCTCTCCACGGAGGAGGCCGAGGCCCTGGTGCGGGCCTTCACCCACTACTTTCACCTGGTCAACCTGGCGGAGGAGCGCCACCGGGTGCGGGTCAACCGGCTTCGGGCCCAGGCGGAGACCCTGGAAAACCCTAGGCCCGAGGGCTTCCTGGCCCTGGCCCAGGCGCTGAAGGCCCGGGGGCTCTCCCTGGAGGAGGCCGCGGCCCACCTAAACCGGCTGGAGCTCCTCCTTACCTTCACCGCCCACCCCACGGAGACCCGCCGCCGCACCCTCCGCTACCACCTGGAGCGGCTGCAGGCGGAGCTGGAGGCGGGGGAGAGGGCGCGGGTGGCGGCCCGGGTGGCCCTCCTCTACGCCACGGAGGAGGTGCGCAAGGCCCGGCCCAGCGTGGAGGACGAGATCAAGGGGGGGCTTTACTACCTGCCCACCACCCTGTGGGAGGCCGTCCCCCGGGTGGTGGAGGGCCTCGAGGCCGCTTTGGAGAGGGTCTACGGGAAGAGGCCCCACTTGAGAAGTCCCGTGCGCTTCCGGAGCTGGATCGGCGGGGACCGGGACGGGAACCCCTTCGTCACCCCCGAGGTCACCGCCTTCGCCGCCCGCTACGCCCGGGAGGTGGCCCGGGAGAGGGTGGGGGAGGCACTGGAGGCTTTGGTGCGGGACCTTTCCCTCTCCGAGGCCAAGGTCCCCGTGCCCCGCGAGGTGCGGGAGGGGGGAGAGGGGGTGGAGCGCTTCCCCGGGGAGCCCTACCGCCGCTTCTTCGCCCGGCTTTACCGGAGGCTTTCCCAGGGCGAGGTTTCCACGGAGGAGCTCCTTAACGCCCTGCGGGTGGCGGAGGGGGGCCTCCGGGCCGTGGGCCTTTTGGGGGTGGTGGAAGGCTTTCTCAGGCCCCTGGAGGCCCGCCTCACCGCCTTCGGCCTGGAGCTGGCCCCCCTGGACCTGCGGGAGGAGTCGGGGAGGCTTTTGGAGGCGGCGGCCGAGCTCCTCCGGGTGGGCGGGGTCCACCCGGACTTCCTCGCCCTTTCCAAAGAGGAGAAGGAGGCCCTCCTCACCGAGGAGCTGAGGACGGCAAGGCCCCTTCTGCCCGTGGGGGAGGCCCCCCAGGGGGAGGCCCTCAAGGTGGCCCTCGGGGCCCTGCGGGCCTGGGGGGACAAGGGGGGCCACGTGGTCTCCATGACCCATCACCCCGCGGACCTCCTCAGTGTCTTCCTCCTGGCCCGGGAGGTGGGCCTCTACCGCCCCGGGAGGCCCCTTCCCTTTGACGTGGTGCCCCTCTTTGAGACCCTCGAGGACCTGCAAAGGGCCCCGGAGGTCCTAAGCCGCCTCCTTCACAACCCCGTCTTCCTGGCCCACGCCCGGGGCAGGGGCGGGGTGGAGGTGATGATCGGCTACTCCGACTCCAACAAGGACGCGGGCTTCCTCATGGCCAACCTTGCCCTGTACGAGGCCCAGGAGGCCTTAAGCCGGGTGGGGGAGGAGAAGGGGCTTCCCGTCACCTTCTTCCACGGGCGGGGCACCTCCACCGCAAGGGGCGGGGGTCCTGCGGGCCGGGCCATCGCCAGCCTGCCCCCGAGGACCGTGGGCCGAAGGCTCCGCCTCACCGAGCAGGGCGAGGCCCTGGCGGACCGGTACAGCCACCCCGACCTGGCGGTGCGCCACCTGGAGCAGCTCCTCTTCCACTTCGCCCAGGCCGCCCTCGGGGACGGGGTGGAGCCCAAGCCCCACTGGCGGGAGGCCCTCTCGCGGGCGGGGGAGGAGAGCATGGCCCGCTACCGGGCCCTCCTCGCCGCCGAGGGCTTCTTCCCCTTCTTTGAGGCCCTCACCCCCATCCGCGAGATCGCCGAACTCCCCATCGCCAGCCGCCCCGTCTACCGCCGCGGCCGGGTGCGGGACATAAGGGACCTGAGGGCCATCCCCTGGGTCATGGCCTGGACCCAGGTGCGGCTGCTCCTGCCTGGCTGGTACGGGCTTTCCGCCCTCGAGGCCATCCCCCTTTCCCTCCTCAGGGAGATGTACCGGGAGTGGCCCTTCTTCGCCACCACCCTGGAGAGCGCGGCCATGGCCCTGGCCAAGGCCGACCTCGGGGTGGCCCGCCTCTACCTGCGCCTGGTCCCCGAGCCCCTCCACCCCCTCTTCCACCGGATCGCGGAGGAGTACCTCCGCACCCGGGAGCTCCTGGAGGCGGTGTTCCAGGCCCCCCTCCTCCACAACCAGAAGACCCTGGACCGGCAGATCGCCCTCAGGAACCCCTACGTGGACCCCATCAACATCGTGCAGGTGGAGCTTCTTCGCCGCTACCGCGCCCCCGGGGGAAGGGAGGACGAAGGGCTGAAGCGGGCCCTCCTCCTTTCCCTCCTGGGGGTGGCGGCGGGGCTTAGGAATGCCGGCTGA
- a CDS encoding TIGR00282 family metallophosphoesterase: MRLLFIGDVMAEPGLRAVGLHLPDIRDRYDLVIANGENAARGKGLDRRSYRLLREAGVDLVSLGNHAWDHKEVYELLGKEPVVRALNYPPGTPGKGFWRLEASGESLLFVQVMGRIFMDPLDDPFRALDALLTKEQADYVLVEVHAEASSEKMALAHYLDGRVAAVLGTHTHVPTLDATRLPKGTLYQTDVGMTGTYQSIIGGEVETFLARFLTGRPQPFRAAEGKARLHATELVLEGGRPVSISPYVWEEP; this comes from the coding sequence ATGCGGCTCCTCTTCATCGGGGACGTGATGGCGGAGCCAGGCCTCCGGGCGGTGGGCCTTCACCTCCCCGACATCCGCGACCGCTACGACCTGGTCATCGCCAACGGGGAGAACGCCGCCCGGGGCAAGGGCCTGGACCGCCGCAGTTACCGGCTTTTGCGCGAGGCGGGGGTGGACCTCGTCTCCTTGGGCAACCACGCCTGGGACCACAAGGAGGTGTACGAGCTTTTGGGCAAGGAGCCCGTGGTGCGCGCCCTCAACTACCCCCCGGGCACCCCGGGAAAGGGCTTTTGGCGCCTCGAGGCCTCGGGGGAGAGCCTGCTTTTCGTCCAGGTCATGGGCCGGATCTTCATGGACCCCTTGGACGACCCCTTCCGGGCCTTGGACGCCCTTTTGACCAAGGAGCAGGCGGACTACGTCCTGGTGGAGGTCCACGCGGAGGCCAGCAGCGAGAAGATGGCCCTGGCCCACTACCTGGACGGGCGGGTGGCCGCCGTCCTCGGCACCCACACCCACGTGCCCACCCTGGACGCCACCCGCCTGCCCAAGGGCACCCTCTACCAGACGGACGTGGGAATGACCGGCACCTACCAGTCCATCATCGGGGGGGAGGTGGAGACCTTTCTGGCCCGCTTCCTCACCGGGCGCCCCCAGCCCTTCCGCGCCGCCGAGGGAAAGGCCCGCCTCCACGCCACGGAGCTCGTCCTGGAGGGGGGCAGGCCGGTCTCCATCAGCCCCTACGTGTGGGAAGAGCCGTGA
- a CDS encoding DsrE family protein, with product MDRRVLLRLGTWLGAGALLRAQANERVEYKEFKKETPIAVVYHVDFGDPNRFGQALTNIANHLSVYDNDPFKIKIVVVAHGAGVQFFLKDLEGTPWAQAQYDREALFSRVHQLAQLGVEYYLCEITFTRNRIPKEKLRSEAFLKWVPSGVGALGELQAKGYAYIKVG from the coding sequence ATGGATAGAAGGGTTTTGTTGCGGCTTGGCACCTGGCTGGGGGCGGGGGCGTTGCTTCGGGCCCAAGCGAACGAGCGGGTGGAGTACAAGGAGTTCAAAAAGGAGACCCCCATTGCGGTGGTTTACCATGTGGACTTTGGGGATCCCAACCGCTTTGGCCAGGCGCTCACCAACATTGCCAACCACCTTTCCGTGTATGATAACGATCCTTTCAAGATCAAGATCGTGGTGGTGGCCCATGGGGCTGGGGTCCAGTTCTTCTTGAAGGACCTGGAGGGTACCCCATGGGCCCAGGCGCAGTACGACCGAGAGGCGCTGTTTTCCCGCGTGCATCAGCTGGCGCAGCTGGGGGTGGAGTATTACCTCTGCGAGATTACCTTCACCCGCAACCGCATCCCGAAGGAGAAGCTCCGTTCCGAAGCCTTCTTGAAGTGGGTGCCCTCGGGGGTCGGGGCCTTGGGAGAGCTCCAGGCGAAGGGGTACGCTTACATCAAGGTGGGCTGA
- the recO gene encoding DNA repair protein RecO, whose amino-acid sequence MERYRLEEGIVVGRKAKPQGDLLLRFLTPRGSLEAVARKGQRPTGRAGRLSLFHHVRFQVYAKEEGLPTLTQAELLGRLHGLEEPRRFLLASFLAELAYRLASPEAAPRIYPVFVSGLRGIAKHENPLLPLVWAGWRVVKAGGLAPSLLGPGLRLAGGRLGEEGVYLGEKGVEALRAALHLPGGEALPYLEEAPLDRLFLALKAHAEEHLGPLRSAKAIGA is encoded by the coding sequence GTGGAGCGCTACCGCCTCGAGGAGGGCATCGTGGTGGGCCGGAAGGCCAAGCCCCAGGGGGACCTCCTCCTGCGCTTCCTCACCCCCAGGGGCAGCCTCGAGGCCGTGGCCAGAAAGGGCCAGCGGCCCACGGGCCGCGCGGGAAGGCTTTCCCTCTTCCACCACGTGCGCTTCCAGGTCTACGCCAAGGAGGAGGGCCTCCCCACCCTGACCCAGGCGGAACTCCTGGGGCGGCTCCACGGCCTGGAGGAGCCCAGGCGCTTCCTCCTCGCCTCCTTTTTGGCCGAGCTGGCCTACCGCCTGGCCTCGCCCGAGGCCGCCCCCCGGATCTACCCCGTCTTCGTCTCGGGCCTGCGGGGCATCGCCAAGCACGAAAACCCCCTCCTCCCCCTGGTCTGGGCGGGGTGGCGGGTGGTGAAGGCGGGGGGCCTGGCCCCGAGCCTCCTGGGCCCCGGCCTCCGCCTCGCGGGGGGAAGGCTCGGGGAAGAAGGGGTCTACCTGGGGGAAAAAGGGGTGGAGGCCCTCAGGGCCGCCCTCCACCTCCCCGGCGGGGAGGCCCTCCCCTACCTGGAGGAGGCCCCCCTGGACCGCCTCTTCCTCGCCCTGAAGGCCCACGCGGAGGAGCACCTGGGTCCCTTGCGCTCGGCCAAGGCTATAGGGGCTTGA
- the greA gene encoding transcription elongation factor GreA, which produces MKKPVYLTPEGLKRLQEELNHLKTVKRQEISADFEQALEEGDLRENAGYDEARRAMWQNEARIAKLEDLLSRAVVVEGNGSYEEVALGCQVELETETGERLSLAIVGSHEADIFTGRISDESPLGQALLGKRVGDVVEIRGRKGVQVYTILEIKPL; this is translated from the coding sequence ATGAAGAAGCCCGTCTACCTAACCCCCGAGGGTCTAAAGCGCCTTCAGGAGGAGCTGAACCACCTTAAGACCGTCAAGCGGCAGGAGATCTCCGCCGACTTTGAGCAGGCCCTGGAGGAGGGGGACCTCCGGGAAAACGCCGGCTACGACGAGGCCCGGAGGGCCATGTGGCAGAACGAGGCCCGCATCGCCAAGCTGGAGGACCTCCTTTCCCGGGCGGTGGTGGTGGAGGGGAACGGCTCCTACGAGGAGGTGGCCTTGGGCTGCCAGGTGGAGCTGGAGACGGAGACCGGGGAGAGGCTTTCCTTGGCCATCGTGGGGAGTCACGAGGCGGACATCTTCACCGGAAGGATCTCCGACGAGTCGCCCCTGGGGCAGGCCCTCCTGGGCAAGAGGGTGGGGGACGTGGTGGAGATCCGGGGCAGGAAGGGCGTTCAGGTCTACACCATCTTGGAGATCAAGCCCCTATAG
- a CDS encoding ABC transporter permease subunit: protein MKVAVAGEFVAASRGLGYLLSFAQSTYNAKLSLALIALIVLFVLLLFFLFDRLERHLLRWRPEGRAGGGA from the coding sequence TTGAAGGTGGCGGTGGCGGGGGAGTTCGTGGCCGCAAGCCGGGGGCTCGGCTACCTCCTCTCCTTCGCCCAAAGCACCTACAACGCCAAGCTCTCCCTGGCCCTGATCGCCCTCATCGTGCTCTTCGTCCTCCTCCTCTTCTTCCTCTTTGACCGCTTGGAGCGCCACCTCCTCCGCTGGCGGCCCGAGGGCAGGGCAGGAGGCGGAGCGTGA
- the hslO gene encoding Hsp33 family molecular chaperone HslO, producing MGRILRGLAGEGSLRVVAAETRDVVEEARRRHGLSPTATAALGRAMTGALLLAQLLLKTPKERLTLRVEGTGPLRGMVVEADAFGNVRGYVKNPQAEVPLREDGKLNVGELVGAGVLRVDRSLPSGEVYTSAVPLVSGEIAEDLAHYLFQSEQIPSAVLLGVRVKGEGEVEVAGGVAVQVMPGAKEEVLGRLEANLEALPGITPLLRERGLEGALEALLEGLGFQRTDLRALGYPQNEIPARFQCRCTREKALEALVFFTPEEREEMIVKDGGAEVVCHWCGEVYRFSPEEIRTLVAEVRCPDCGALWLYPKGDGTLIRIEGETCRCGRRVELPGRRAEA from the coding sequence ATGGGAAGGATCCTGAGGGGCCTGGCCGGGGAGGGAAGCCTTAGGGTGGTGGCCGCGGAGACCAGGGATGTGGTGGAGGAAGCACGGCGCCGCCACGGCCTTTCCCCCACGGCCACGGCCGCCCTGGGCCGGGCCATGACCGGGGCCCTCCTCCTCGCCCAGCTTCTTCTTAAGACCCCCAAGGAGCGCCTCACCCTCCGGGTGGAGGGGACGGGGCCCCTCCGGGGGATGGTGGTGGAGGCGGATGCCTTTGGGAACGTGCGGGGCTACGTGAAGAACCCCCAGGCCGAGGTGCCCCTTCGGGAGGACGGAAAGCTTAACGTGGGGGAGCTTGTGGGAGCTGGGGTCCTTCGGGTGGACCGCAGCCTGCCAAGCGGCGAGGTCTACACCAGCGCTGTCCCCTTGGTCTCGGGGGAGATCGCCGAGGACCTGGCCCACTACCTCTTCCAGTCGGAGCAGATCCCCTCGGCGGTCCTCCTAGGGGTAAGGGTAAAGGGGGAGGGCGAAGTGGAGGTGGCGGGGGGGGTGGCGGTCCAGGTGATGCCGGGGGCTAAGGAGGAGGTCCTCGGCCGCCTCGAGGCCAACCTCGAGGCCCTCCCCGGGATCACACCCCTCCTCCGGGAAAGGGGCCTGGAGGGGGCTTTAGAGGCCCTGCTAGAGGGCCTCGGCTTCCAGCGCACCGACCTCCGCGCCCTGGGTTACCCCCAAAACGAAATCCCGGCCCGCTTCCAGTGCCGCTGCACCCGGGAGAAGGCCCTGGAGGCCTTGGTTTTCTTCACCCCCGAGGAGCGGGAGGAGATGATCGTGAAGGACGGGGGGGCGGAGGTGGTCTGCCACTGGTGCGGGGAGGTTTACCGCTTCTCCCCAGAGGAGATCCGCACCCTGGTGGCCGAGGTGCGCTGCCCGGACTGCGGGGCGCTCTGGCTCTACCCCAAGGGGGACGGCACCCTGATCCGCATTGAGGGGGAGACCTGCCGCTGCGGGCGGCGGGTGGAGCTTCCCGGAAGGCGGGCGGAGGCGTGA